In Ailuropoda melanoleuca isolate Jingjing chromosome 7, ASM200744v2, whole genome shotgun sequence, one genomic interval encodes:
- the LOC100478125 gene encoding olfactory receptor 1361 isoform X1, which yields MDRRNQTSIYEFLLAGLSERPEQQPLLFGLFLAMYLVTTVGNLLIILAITSDLHLHTPMYFFLANLSFSDIGFVSTIIPKMLDNTGSGSKLICYDGCLTQLYFFGLFADLDNFLLAVMALDCYVAISHPLHYAMTMNFQRCILLVTGSWVVNIFHALVHTLLVMRLSFCGPNIIPHFFCDLVPLLNLACSSTYVNDLVLIFVAGTLLIGPFIFILTSYFYIALAILRINSTKGKQRAFSNCTSHLSVVSLFYSTAIGVYLCPPSSPSGGKDRVFSIMYTVVTPMLNPFIYSLRNRDMKGALGKLLRRKTF from the coding sequence ATGGACAGAAGAAACCAGACCAGCATCTATGAATTTCTTCTCGCGGGCCTCTCTGAGAGGCCAGAGCAGCAGCCTCTCCTGTTTGGGCTCTTTCTGGCCATGTACCTGGTCACCACTGTGGGGAACCTGCTCATCATCCTGGCCATTACCTCTGACCtacacctccacacccccatgtacttcttcctagCTAACCTGTCCTTTTCTGACATTGGTTTTGTCTCCACAATAATTCCCAAGATGCTAGATAATACTGGCTCAGGAAGTAAACTGATTTGTTATGATGGGTGTCTGACACAGCTTTATTTCTTTGGCCTATTTGCAGATCTGGACAACTTTCTCCTGGCCGTGATGGCACTTGACTGCTATGTGGCCATCAGCCACCCCCTCCATTATGCCATGACCATGAACTTCCAACGGTGTATCCTGTTGGTGACTGGGTCATGGGTGGTCAATATCTTCCATGCCCTAGTGCATACCCTCCTGGTGATGAGGCTTTCTTTCTGTGGCCCCAATATCATCCCCCATTTCTTCTGTGATCTGGTCCCACTCCTGAATCTGGCTTGCTCCAGTACTTATGTCAATGACCTAGTGCTCATCTTTGTGGCAGGAACATTGCTAATTGGACCCTTCATCTTCATCCTTACATCTTACTTTtatattgctttggctatcctAAGAATCAATTCCACAAAGGGTAAGCAAAGGGCCTTCTCCAACTGCACCTCCCACCTCTCTGTGGTCTCTCTATTTTATAGCACAGCTATTGGGGTCTATTTATGTCCTCCATCATCCCCCTCAGGTGGAAAGGACAGAGTCTTCTCAATAATGTACACAGTGGTGacccccatgctgaaccccttcatctacagcctaaGAAACAGGGATATGAAGGGGGCTCTGGGAAAACTACTCAGAAGAAAAACGTTCTAA
- the LOC100478125 gene encoding olfactory receptor 1361 isoform X2 has product MGAPGRNQTSIYEFLLAGLSERPEQQPLLFGLFLAMYLVTTVGNLLIILAITSDLHLHTPMYFFLANLSFSDIGFVSTIIPKMLDNTGSGSKLICYDGCLTQLYFFGLFADLDNFLLAVMALDCYVAISHPLHYAMTMNFQRCILLVTGSWVVNIFHALVHTLLVMRLSFCGPNIIPHFFCDLVPLLNLACSSTYVNDLVLIFVAGTLLIGPFIFILTSYFYIALAILRINSTKGKQRAFSNCTSHLSVVSLFYSTAIGVYLCPPSSPSGGKDRVFSIMYTVVTPMLNPFIYSLRNRDMKGALGKLLRRKTF; this is encoded by the exons atgggggcgcctgg AAGAAACCAGACCAGCATCTATGAATTTCTTCTCGCGGGCCTCTCTGAGAGGCCAGAGCAGCAGCCTCTCCTGTTTGGGCTCTTTCTGGCCATGTACCTGGTCACCACTGTGGGGAACCTGCTCATCATCCTGGCCATTACCTCTGACCtacacctccacacccccatgtacttcttcctagCTAACCTGTCCTTTTCTGACATTGGTTTTGTCTCCACAATAATTCCCAAGATGCTAGATAATACTGGCTCAGGAAGTAAACTGATTTGTTATGATGGGTGTCTGACACAGCTTTATTTCTTTGGCCTATTTGCAGATCTGGACAACTTTCTCCTGGCCGTGATGGCACTTGACTGCTATGTGGCCATCAGCCACCCCCTCCATTATGCCATGACCATGAACTTCCAACGGTGTATCCTGTTGGTGACTGGGTCATGGGTGGTCAATATCTTCCATGCCCTAGTGCATACCCTCCTGGTGATGAGGCTTTCTTTCTGTGGCCCCAATATCATCCCCCATTTCTTCTGTGATCTGGTCCCACTCCTGAATCTGGCTTGCTCCAGTACTTATGTCAATGACCTAGTGCTCATCTTTGTGGCAGGAACATTGCTAATTGGACCCTTCATCTTCATCCTTACATCTTACTTTtatattgctttggctatcctAAGAATCAATTCCACAAAGGGTAAGCAAAGGGCCTTCTCCAACTGCACCTCCCACCTCTCTGTGGTCTCTCTATTTTATAGCACAGCTATTGGGGTCTATTTATGTCCTCCATCATCCCCCTCAGGTGGAAAGGACAGAGTCTTCTCAATAATGTACACAGTGGTGacccccatgctgaaccccttcatctacagcctaaGAAACAGGGATATGAAGGGGGCTCTGGGAAAACTACTCAGAAGAAAAACGTTCTAA